The DNA region ACCGAAACATTTACATCTTGTTGGCAATGGTATAGTCCGCTCCTATACCCAATTCTAAGAAAACTTACCCGATTCTTTTGAGTAAGGGGAGGGATTTTCTAACAGAAAAATCCTTGGTAGTATACGGGCGATCGCGCTTGACGATAAGATGTATATGCTCAAAACAATGTTTCCCGTAAAGAGCAGAACCTAGCAACTGGTTAAGGACTTTTATTATTTATGAGCCAAACGGAACTTTTTGATAAGGTCAAGAAAATCGTCACCGAACAACTGAGTGTTGATGATGCTGACAAAATCACTCCCCAGTCCAAATTTATGGAAGATTTGGGAGCAGATTCCTTAGACACCGTTGAACTGGTGATGGCTTTGGAAGAAGAATTTGATATCGAAATTCCTGACGAAGCTGCCGAACAGATTGTATCGGTTCAAGACGCAGTAGATTACATCAATAACAAAGTTACCGCATCAGCTTAAAAAAGTTTTGAGTCTTTGAAGTTTAGATGGCAATGCCATGCCCCCTCCGGGCATCTAGGCAAAAACCACTGATCTGACTTTTCACTGAGTGCTGAGAGACGCGATTAATCGCGTCTGTACAGGGTTTAGGAGTTAGAGTTTTAGGAGGCAAAAGTTCGGAGTTTTCTCCATCTTTGGATGCTTCCAAAACTCAGAACTCAGGACTGGCTCAACGCCCCGCTAACGCTAACAAAACTTAGCACTATTTAATGCCTGCTGCTTTTTCGCCACCTTTAACTGAATCATGACAGATTATACACGTAAACGCGTTGTTGTAACTGGTGTTGGCGCGATTACACCTATCGGTAACACAGCAACAGAATTTTGGGATGGATTATTGAGTGGACGTAATGGCATTGACCGCATCACATTTTTTGATGCGTCTCGCCATGATTGCCGCATTGCTGGTGAAGTAAAAAACTTCGATCCACATGATTACTTGGAACGCAAAGAGGCCAAGCGCATGGATCGATTTGCCCAATTTGGGGTTTCGGCAGCAAAACAGGCTCTAGCTAACGCGCAGTTAGTTATTAATGAACTGAATGCAGAACAGGTAGGTGTCATGATCGGTTCTGGCATTGGCGGCATTAAGGTATTAGAAGACCAGCAAACTATCTACCTCAACCGTGGGCCTGATCGCTGTAGTCCATTCATGATACCGATGATGATCGCCAATATGGCAGCAGGATTAACGGCAATTCACACGGGTGCTAAAGGGCCAAATTCCTGTCCTGTAACTGCTTGCGCTGCTGGCTCTAACGCTGTAGGCGATGCTTTTCGGTTAATCCAAGGGGGATATGCCCAGGCAATGATTTGCGGCGGAACAGAGTCGGCTGTGACACCATTATCGATGGC from Nostoc commune NIES-4072 includes:
- the acpP gene encoding acyl carrier protein, translated to MSQTELFDKVKKIVTEQLSVDDADKITPQSKFMEDLGADSLDTVELVMALEEEFDIEIPDEAAEQIVSVQDAVDYINNKVTASA